CTATATAATACTTGTATATAATTTTGATATATAACAGTAAATGAATTATAATTGCCGCCTTTAAATTCCTCCCATAATACTGCATCTTCCTTTACAAAATCCTTAAACATCTTATTAATAAAATGTATAAATAATTACAAATAGTTATATGGCTAACCGCTTAGGTATGATCAATTTACAAGGTATCACCCTTTCAATTTATATCTATTTATTCTAAGTAGCTATATGCCAATGCAATTATTTTCTTCAACAATGGCAATTTTCTAAATAATAAAGCTTATTAACTGGTTCAATGCTTAAAAAGGAAGGAAAAATAAATAATAAAATAATCAAATCGGTTAAGACAATCCCTAGAAATACTTAGCCTAATTACCTTAATACTTATTGTACTGCAGCAAGCAACGAGTAATTTATATTTTATTCGAAAATAAAAAATAATTAACGTGACGCTATGCCCAATAAAGGAGGAGATTCGATAAAGAGTTTAAGCTGATGACCCTAGAGGTTAGCAAACCTCGCCAGAATTTAAATGAATTGGCCAGGCAACTTGGTATCTGGGCAGAGTTGATTTATCGCTGGCGCAGTGAGTTTTTACAAAAAGGAGAAGGTAGTTTCCCAGGCCATGGGAAACTGAAACACACGTTTGAGGAAGTCGGAATAGTCAAATTAAAGAAGCAACTTCGGGAATTGGAGATGGAAAGGGGTATTTTAAAAAAGCTGTCAGTATCTTTTCCAAGGGAGGCGGGAAATCTACCAGTTTATAGCCGCGCACAAGGCCAAATTTTTCCGCCAGAGAAAATATGTAAAGTGTTCCAAGTGAATCGAAGCAGCTATTACACGTATTTGGCAGGTGCTGTCTCCCAAAGAGCACAAGCGAATAAAAATTTACTGGCAATGATAAAAGAGGTGCATCAGAAAAGCAAGCAACACTATGGCAGCCCCCGGATTCAACAAGTTCTAAAAGCACATAAGATGCAAGTTTTCCGATCCAGAGTGGCCTGCCTGATGCAGCAGGCGGGAGCTTCAGGCAACGAGGAAAAGAAGATTTAAGGTAATCACTGATTTCAAACACGATTATGCTGTAAGTAAGTATCTGCTGAACCCCCATTTTACTGCTACCGCCATCGGCCAAGCTTGGGTATCGGATATTACTCCTATCGCAACGTTAAATGGATGGCTTTATCTGACCGTGGTGCTGGACTTAGCCGACCGAAAAGTAATTAGGCCTTAAGTGAAACGATGCAAGCAGAGGATACTACCGTAGCTGCTTTGAAAATGATCATAGGTAAGCGAGTTATGGCTAAGGCTTTGATTTTTCATTCCGACCGGGGCTTACAGTATGCTTGTGAGGAGTTCCAAAAAGAACTACAGGCTTACCCTTTCATCCGCTAGAGTATGAGCCGGAAAGCGGACTGTTGGAATAATGCCGCAGTCGAGAGATTTTTAAGACCCTAAAAACGGAAGAGGTGTACGGTTGTCAAATGGAAAATCAAAAGTCGGCCGCTAGTGCCATTTTTAAATTTATTGAAATTTGGTATAACCGAGAAAGGTTACATTCCGCTCTGGGCTATCGTACCCCAGCCTAAATGGAACAACTACTTAACCCACAACTTGTAGCCGTTTATTCGGATCAAGTGAAAAAGTTGCGGGGAGAGGGAAATTAAATGGATGTTTGTATGTAATTTGTATGTAATAAAAAGCCACTTACAAGTTTATCTCGTAAGTGGCTTTTTAGAAGCTCCCCCTCTTGGGCTTGAACCAAGGACCCCATGATTAACAGTCATGTGCTCTAACCAACTGAGCTAAGGAGGAGTTTGTGAACTCGATTAGCGTTGAATTCGGATGCAATATTAGGGCAAAAACCCGTTGGGTGCAACTGTTTTCGATAAAAATTTTAAAAATAATTGCATCTGGCTGATTATGAATAAATTTAATTTGTGATGTAAAGCAAATTACCTGTTAAAGCCGTGTTGTACCTGCGCAAAGGGTAGGGCGATGGCCCGCCGGTAACGTAGCCGTTTAAATCAAACACAGATTGGCAGCAGGAGTCCGACATGAAAAAACCAGATTGATCCATAGAAACAAGAGCACAATCGTCGTATGGTTGGAAAGGGCAATTCCGCTCGAAGGCCGCGTAGGTATCTCCGGTTCTATGGATTAAAATAATACCTTTTACCCCGCTTTTTAAATAAACGTAGCCATTATCGCGGCGCAGGGCATTGTATTGAATGTTGGTTAAATTGATTTGCTCGTTTACAATGGCATTCGGAATTAAAGGTATATCCTGTTTCTCGCCGCAGGCCGCTACGAAGAGTAATAGTGCGATGTAAATAAGATTGTTTAGAGGGTACATGGTTTTTTAACGAATAAAGCGGGTAAAAGGGCAATTTTTTAAATTTTTTCTTTTCCGATATCCTATACCGTTATTTCTGATGATAACTTTTGTTTAAAGTAAATAGTACGGAGACAAACAATAAATATTGTTTCTATGAGACTGTTGAAAGGTTTTGATTACCAATATATAGCAGGAGTACGTAGAAAAAACTAATTTTTTAAAAATTTAACTTTTAGGAATAAGTTCTATTAAATTGCAGAAAGCAACATCTACAAATTGCTTAGGTCGCATGCGTTTAAACCGGAAGAGCAAAAAATGATTCACATAAAAAAAGCTTTGCAGGATAGTTACTTAAATACCCCGCAAAGCTTTTTTATGTAAGTTAAGATTTACAATGATTCGAACTGCCGCAAAAAGCGCACGTCATTTTCCGTAAATAAGCGTAAATCCTTAATCTGGTATTTAAGCATAGCCATGCGCTCAATGCCCATCCCGAAAGCAAAGCCCGAATATCGCTCGGGATCAATTTCGCAATTTCTTAAAACTTCGGGGTCTACCATACCCGAACCACCAATTTCTACCCACCCGGTTTGCTTGCAAATATTACAGCCCGCTCCTTTACAGATTAAACACGAGATGTCAATTTCGGCGCTGGGCTCGGTGAACGGGAAAAACGAGGGGCGGAAACGAATTTGCGTATCGGCTCCGAACATTTCCTGCACAAAGTAGTAAAGCGTTTGTTTTAAATCGGCGAAGCTTACGTTTTCGTCGATAAACAAGCCTTCTACTTGGTGAAAAATGCAATGCGCCCGCGCCGAAATAGCTTCGTTGCGGTATACGCGACCTGGCGAAAGGGTACGAATAGGTGGTTTTTCGTTTTCCATTACCCGTACTTGCACGCTGGAAGTATGCGTCCGGAGCAACATAGTGGCGTCGGCGCCCACGAAAAAAGTGTCCTGCATATCGCGGGCCGGGTGGTTTTCGGGAAAGTTTAACGCCGAGAAGTTGTGCCAGTCATCTTCTATTTCGGGGCCTTCGGAGAGGTTAAAGCCCATTCGCTCAAAAATGCGGATAATTTCTTCGCGTACCAAAGTTAAAGGATGCCGGGTACCCAAGGTTTGCGGCACCACTGGTAGTGTAAAATCAAAGTTGGTTTCGGTTTGGTTGTTACCGGCCGCTTCCAGTTCTTCTTGTTTTTCTTTAAAACGAGCTAGTGCCTGTTCCTTCAAAGCATTTAATTCCTGGCCGTAGGCTTTACGTTGTTCCGGAGCAACATTTTTAATGCCATCAAATAAATCGGCAATGCGACCTTTGCGGCCGGTATATAAATTCCGGAATTGTTCCAGCTGTTCTTTATTCGTTAAGTCGTAGGCGGCAACTTCTTGCGCTACCTGGGCTATTTCTTCAAATTTCATGGTTGCAAATATACACTTTATCGGAATTTACTGCACAAGTACTAGACACACTACGTCAGGTTCTGGTTCTATTTAAACTAAGTGTTAATACAGGGTTGGTGATTGATTTAGATAGGTTTAGGTCATCGGTAAAACTTTTACCGACTATTTACTGCCATTTACCGGTAATTCTTACCCCATTGGCATAAACCACCTTGTACAACTTCACCGGAGCCAATACCTTTAAATCGTTAATTTAAAATTTAATAAAATATCTAATAAAGATGCCATTCTGCTGGGCAAACTGCTGAAAGTAAAAGATAAAACAGAGCATCTTTAAACAATTGTTAAATTTTTAGGTTTACCCCTGGAAACTTTGGAAACAAAAATAGTTTCCTTAGTTTTGTGCCGACGGCAACAGATATGGAAATCAAAAATAAAATATTACAAGCAGCCTTTAAACTGTTCATGCGCAACGGAATAAAAAGTGTTTCGATGGATGATATCGCCCTAAGTTTAGGAGTTTCAAAGAAAACACTTTACCGCTGGTTCGAGAACAAAGACCAGTTGGTAATGACCATGCTGCAGGAGCATTTAGGTAAAATGGAAGCCGATTGCTGCACTTTTACCACTGAGGCCAAAAACGCGATTGAAGAGTTATTTCAGATAATGCAAATG
The sequence above is a segment of the Adhaeribacter swui genome. Coding sequences within it:
- a CDS encoding IS3 family transposase, which translates into the protein MERGILKKLSVSFPREAGNLPVYSRAQGQIFPPEKICKVFQVNRSSYYTYLAGAVSQRAQANKNLLAMIKEVHQKSKQHYGSPRIQQVLKAHKMQVFRSRVACLMQQAGASGNEEKKI
- a CDS encoding IS3 family transposase: MFKTLKTEEVYGCQMENQKSAASAIFKFIEIWYNRERLHSALGYRTPA
- a CDS encoding Rieske (2Fe-2S) protein — translated: MYPLNNLIYIALLLFVAACGEKQDIPLIPNAIVNEQINLTNIQYNALRRDNGYVYLKSGVKGIILIHRTGDTYAAFERNCPFQPYDDCALVSMDQSGFFMSDSCCQSVFDLNGYVTGGPSPYPLRRYNTALTGNLLYITN
- the pheS gene encoding phenylalanine--tRNA ligase subunit alpha, with the protein product MKFEEIAQVAQEVAAYDLTNKEQLEQFRNLYTGRKGRIADLFDGIKNVAPEQRKAYGQELNALKEQALARFKEKQEELEAAGNNQTETNFDFTLPVVPQTLGTRHPLTLVREEIIRIFERMGFNLSEGPEIEDDWHNFSALNFPENHPARDMQDTFFVGADATMLLRTHTSSVQVRVMENEKPPIRTLSPGRVYRNEAISARAHCIFHQVEGLFIDENVSFADLKQTLYYFVQEMFGADTQIRFRPSFFPFTEPSAEIDISCLICKGAGCNICKQTGWVEIGGSGMVDPEVLRNCEIDPERYSGFAFGMGIERMAMLKYQIKDLRLFTENDVRFLRQFESL